DNA from Cyanobacteria bacterium FACHB-DQ100:
ATAGCCTAATGCTGTCCAGCGATCGTTCTCCAGTCCCGTTCTTGATGCTAATACCACCGCATCGACAATCAGCTTACCTGCATACGCAACCACCGCAGGCACAAGCCCTCCGATGAGCGTAAACAGTGCCAGAACGATCGTTAAGCGTCGATTCGTTGTCCAAACTAGCTCGATCGCCCGTCCGCAATAGCGAAAAATCGATAGAAATTGAGTAGTGCTCCTGAAGAAGCGTTGAAGTCGTCTCTGCATTCTTTTACGATAGCGTTTGATTGTGCAGTTGAGGAAGAGAGAATGCAGCGATCGCCAATTTGTAAAGATAAGTTGTTCCACACTCTACCGAATCCAGCATGAAGCGCATTGTTACTTGTCAGGGAAGCATTCAACTCATCGCGGCACTATCCGCACTGTTCTACCGGGATCGATCGGGCACAGCAAATGTTCAAAACTATCTTGTCATCTACGAGCTTTATGCGCCAGAGCAGCAGCATTATCAGTTCGCTGAATTCATTCAGCGCATGGCGGAATCTGTGTGTGATTGGGAAAAGATTGTTTATCTCACCCCGGAACAACTAAACGCGATCGGATATCAGTTAGATTCCACGCCACCCCACCGCATTTACAACAAAGTTCATCAATGGATTGGCTTAGATGATGCAGACGAACTGTATCTCTGTCGCAATTGGCAGTTCACAAATCAACTATTAAGCAATGCCTATCCTTCTGCAAGTCGAATTTGCTACGGCGATGGCATTGGATTGTATTTTTCTGAGCACTCTGCTGTAGTGCGTCGTCCTTTCACACCCCCGCCCACTCCGAATCAGGTGATCGCTTGGACGCGGTGGAAACTACGATCGCTCTATCATCGAATTCGCGAACGCTTAAAGCTGAAAACCAAGCTGTATTTGATGCCATTTGATGTCGGCTATTTTGTGCTGCCAAAAATCTTTGGTGAAACGCCGCCAATGCCGATTGTTCAATTAGCACCCTCCAACTTACTCACCTGGTTCGAGCGGTTTACCTCTTTTGTCGATGCGGCTCAGGTAGCGAAAGTACAAGCGGCGATCGAAAACTCACCTGTTACAGTTCTGCTCACCTCTAATTTTTCAGAAGGCGATCGCTTGCCTCAAGAGCATGAGATTCTTGCTTATCGAGAATTTCTAACCTCATATGAAGTTCTCCCAAATAGCGTTTTGATCATTAAGCCGCATCCCAGAGATGATCTGAATAAGATTTACCGGTTGAAAGAAAGCTTATCGGATTTATATCGCGAGATTGTGGTGCTTACTGAACCAAACCTGTTCTTTTTGCCGTTTGAAGTCTTTTTTCTAAAAGCTTTCCAAACCTTTGAAATTCGGGTGTTCGCATTTAGCTCAGCTTGTCTATCTCTAAAACTTCTATTTGATGTTCCTAGCTTTATTGGTTTTGGCACAGCACTAACAACTTGCTACTTTGCTCCAGAATTTGTTGCCGCCCGATTAGAACATGAGCAAGTTTTACAAAACGCGATCGCACAGCTTTAGAATATTCCCATGATTAGAGCAATTCGTAAGCTCCTACGCCTCATTCCATATTATTTTCGATAATCCAGCGCGATAGTTCGGTTCGATTGCTCAACAGCGTCTTTTTTAACATATGACTAATGTGACTTTCGATCGTCCGCTTACTCGCATTCAGTCGCTGAGCAATCTCTAAATTCGACAATCCCTGCGCCACCAATCGCGCCACAGTTAATTCTGTATTCGTCAATCTCACGCCATCAGGCACTGCAATTCTAGACTCTGCTCGCTTGGCTCGACTTTGCTGAATCAACTGAGACGATCGTAGCGCTGATTCAATTTGCGCGTTCAACTCTGCAAGATCAAGCGGCTTGGTCATGTAAGCCATTGCCCCCGCACTTAATCCACGCACGCGATCGTGAGTTTGATCCCGTGCAGAAAGAAAAATAATTGGAATCCAATTACTTTCTGGCGATGTACGGAGAGTCTCTGCAAACTCATAGCCATCCATTTCCGGCATTCCAACATCTGAGAGAATCAGATCCGGCTTCACATCGCTTAACCGCTCGATCGCTTGTTTCCCCGTTCCGGCGGTCGTCACGTCATATCCGTGGTGTGCTAAATATCCAGTCATCAGCGTGACAAAGTTTAGATCATCATCGACCAATAGGATTGAACTCTTTCTGTCTACTTGCAAAACCATACCCTCTGCTATTCGTATCTTTAGTCGAGTTTGACGAACGTTCAGTATTCCATCCTGTTTAGGACTGACCCGATTGTCATCCGCATAAACGTCTGCTTCAAATTTCCCTAACGACCCAGAATTTACGTAGGTACATTTCCATAATCTCCGTATTATTCCTCAATCTCTCTTTTCAGAAGAAAGTGATTCTCTCGATCGTTCCCGGCTCACTGCTGCTCAAAGTACCACTCCAGCTAGGCTTCGCGCCATTTGTTCATCGGTAACTCGCCTTCAAGCGCTTCTCTGTTCTCAGTCGTAAAAACCAGGATAATGCTGACTCAGCGCCAGAAAAAATCCGTAGGACGGATTCTCCAATATTGGCAAACGATAGGACGATCGCACCTTGAAGCCGCACTCAATCTAGCGGATATCAGCTTCCACATCAAAATTTTACAAAACTAGCATGAAAATTAAGCTGCATACGTAATTATCGTTTCTTCCTGATATCGGTAATTACGGTCGTAGTTCTATATAGTTCGGACTTAAAACTTAACCTTGGCTTGATGGAGCGGGCTTCGATGGTCATTTGATCTCAGTCTCTCCCCCGTAACCTTCATTCAGACAGGAGGTCGAATTGCAGAAGCGGTGTGATCGAAATCGGAAACGCTCTAAGCGGCGCAGTCTTTACTGCCCGAAGCATAGATGTTATCTGCACAGCGTTAGTCAGAAGCATCCAATCTATGCCGATCGTGCAGAACAGTTACAGCAGCGAGGACTCACTCGCCGACATGCACTCCTCGCAGTTGCGACCCGAACAACAGTCATGCTGCAAGGTGAATGGCTAGAAGCTTTTTGGTGCGACGAGTGCCAAACGCGGGAGTGGTATCATGTACGGCGCTTAGAGAACAATCAATATGAAGTGTCGATCGCGCCCCCAGAGCTATGGCAGCAAGCGATAGGCGTAATTCAGCCCCAAGGAAACCCTTCCGTCAGCGAATTTACGCGTAAAAGTTCTCGTAGGACAACCTATCAAGGTGTAAAAGACTTTAGCTGTATTGGATAACGCTGGGCTGAAGCTTTTTGCGATCTTTGCGATCGCTTCCGCTCGTTAGAGCCAACTTAACAGCGGAAGCGAAACGCATTCTCTATGCTTCATCATTCACAAGACCCAGCATGTTGAGTCGCGCAGATTAATTGAGAAGTCATGCAAAAAAAACGGCAACGATCGAGATCCGTCAGACCCTTGCACCCCAGCCATGCAGATCAGCAGGTGGTGGTCTATCGCCCTGATAGCCAGATGCTTAATCCCCTCCGACTATTTAGAGCCATGTGGTTCGATCTCTTAGGGTCACGATCTCTTGCATGGCAACTGATACGGCGTGATATTAGCGCCAAGTACCGTCAATCTTTCCTCGGTCTATTCTGGGCATTCTTGCCCGCCCTGATCATGGCGGCTGGCTTTAGCCTTGCAAGAGGAAGCGGTGTCATTAATATCGGCAAAACGGATTTGCCTTACCCCGCTTATATTATGTTCAGCATGACGTTATGGCAGACCTTTGTTGAAGCATTAAACGCACCTGTACAAGCAGTTGCAGGCGCGAAATCTATGCTTTGTCGCGTGAATTTTCCGCGTGAGGCATTGATTCTCGCAAAGCTTGGTGAAGTTGGATTTAACTTTGGCATTAAGCTAATTTTCATTGTTGCATTGTTCTTATGGTTTCGCATTCCCGTAACCTGGAGTGCAATTCTGGCTCCTGTCGCGCTGATTCATCTCATCGCCTTTGGCACATTTTTAGGCTTGCTACTAGCTCCGATCAGCGCTCTGTACCAGGATGTTTCGATGGCACTCACGCTGATGACAGGACTGTGGCTGTTTGTCACACCAGTCGTGTATCCCATTCCTCAGACTGGCGCTTTTGCACAGATTGTGGCGCTCAATCCGGTGACTCCGCTCTTGGTCACAGTTCGAGAGTTAGCAACCACGGGGATTGTGTCGAATCCTACCGGATTCTGGATTGCAAGCGCGATCGCGCTGTTTGGCTTACTGTTTGCTTGGATTTTTTATCGGCTAGCGCTTCCGTTTGTTGTTGAGAGAATTAGTTCTTGAGAATTATGGCTGTCACCCATTCAATCGTTCCTGAATCGATCCCGTCGACTTCGCAAGAGGTGATTCTCTCGGTAAATGGAGTCTCTAAAAAGTTCTGTCGAGATTTGAAGCGATCGCTCTTTTATGGCATTCATGACATTAGCTCAGAATTAGCCGGTCGCAGACGCTCCCGTACCTCGTTGCGGTCTCATGAATTCTGGGCATTACACGATATTAGCTTTGAACTGCGACGCGGAGAAGCACTCGGACTGGTCGGCAAAAATGGCAGCGGCAAGTCTACGCTGCTGCGGATTATCTCAGGCTTGATCCGACCCGATCAAGGACAGGTCGAGGTTCGCGGTCGCGTTGCTCCTTTGATTGCGCTTGGAGCCGGGTTTAATCCGATCCTTACAGGACGAGAAAATATCTACGCCAATCTGTCGATTTTAGGCCTGAGCAAACCGCAGATCGATCGCGTATTTGATCAAGTCCTAGAGTTTGCTGAAATCAATGATGCAATCGATTCTCCGGTACAAAGTTATAGTTCGGGAATGGCAGCGCGATTAGGCTTTGCCTGTGCCATTCATACTGAACCGGACATTCTGCTGCTCGATGAAGTCTTAGCGGTTGGCGATTTGAGATTTCGAGCCAAGTGCTACCGCCGACTGGCAGAACTGCGCGATCGCGGAGTTGCGTTTATTTTGGTGTCGCATAGTTCCAACACGATTCTGTCGAAGTGCGATACAGCCCTGTATTTATCGAAAGGACAGCTAATTCTGTCGGGGGATGCGGCAGTCGTGACGCGACGGTATGAAAATGAACTATTTCTAGAGGGTGCACCGCCTGCAACCGGAGAACTTCAACGCCCGCAGCGAGCCACGCACGAAAGTTCTGGATTAGATATTACCGGAGTCTTTTTCCGCGATCGCAATGCCACTAAAATTACAACGCCGATCAGCGGAGAAAAGCTAGATCTTTGTATTCAATCCGAAGCACGGCATTCGATTGCTGAAACAAATATGGTTGTCTCCATTCGAGAGCGAGCAGGAGAAGGAGATAAAGTTTTAGTGCTGAGTACTCTACATGACAAAACTCCGATTCGTGTCACTGCTGGAGCGAATGAGATTCGAGTTGAATTTCCTTACCTTGGGCTAAAACCTGGCTCTTACTTATTAGATCTACATCTCTATCAGGGCAACTACATTTTGCTTGATTCGATCAAGGAATTTAGCTTTGCAGTAGAAGGAACAGGCAGCATGAGCGAATGTTCATTTTATCAGCCTCGATGCTGGACTGCCGTTCAGACCGAAGCGGAATGAAGGTGCATCGACAGAGAGAAACTTGATGGTTGTTCGGAGGATGTGATGAGATCGTTATTTGATGCCGTAGAAAAGCATGAAGTATTTACTGAACCTTTTCCGCATGTAGTGATTCGCGATGCGTTAGACGAAGACCTTTGTACTCAATTGATCGCTGAATTTCCTACTATCAACACCATTACGCAAAGTCCTCAGTTTGTTAGCAACGAGCGGTATAGCTATCCAGCCCGCGATGTGTTTGCTAATCCGCAGATTAGCGACCTTTGGAAGTCTTTTATTCAGCTTCATACCTCCGATCGCTTTCTCAAACAGTTCGGCATTTTGTTTGAAGATCACATCCGCCAGTATCATCCAGAGTTTGAGCAGGTAATCGGTGAGATTCGCGCACTTGAAGCAGGTGTGCGAAAAATCGATGACTTTTCGAGTGCTGATGTGTTGATGGATGCCCAAATTTGCATTAATGCGCCGGTCACTGAAGTCCCCAAGCCGATCAAGCAAGCCCACATTGATCGGCCTCAAGTTTTATTTGCTGGACTTTACTACTTGCGACATCCAGACGATCGTTCAACGGGCGGGGATCTCGAAATTTATCGCTTCAAGTCCGGCAAACCCTACGGTTTTCAGGGACAATTTATCGACGATCGCTATGTTGAACTCGTGAAGACGGTGAAATACGATCGCAATGTCTTAGTTCTTTTTCTCAACTCAATTCATTCTTTACACGGTGTAACGGCTCGATCAATTACGAACTCTCCTCGCTGTTTTGTTAACTTAATCGGAGAAGTAAAGCAGCCTTTATTTAACTACCGCCTTTATGAAGAACAGACAAACTTAGTGCGTCAGTTTACGCGGAAACTGCGGGGGTTAGTACCTTAGGGAAAGCACTGAGATTGATGTAATGTGTCATTCGTGGTCTTGGTCGCTTGAGTAAAAGCAGTGGTTCAGCTTTCATTCTTAGAACAGATTGCTCAGATTTGAAGAAAACAGCATCAGGGTGGTTCATCCTCGCATCAAACTAAAGGTGTGCGTTCGTCTTAGCACCCTTAAACCCAATGTTCGTTTGTATCAAACATTATTCTGTTTCTAAACGCCTTTCATGTTAATCAACTATAATACCTTCTCAGGCGCGACCGGACTCGCCCTGAATGGCAATGCGTCTTTAAATGGTGGCGCTTTACAATTAACCCCCGATGCCTCGCTGCAACGCGGTAGCGCTTTTTGGAATACGCCTTTATCATTGAGTGGAAACGCATCGTTCTCTACAAATTTCCAACTTCAGATTACGGGTAGTCGAGGCACAAACGGTGCAGACGGAATGACCTTTATGCTGCAAAATAGCAGCCAAGGCATTGCCGCACTCGGAGGGGTGGGTGGACAACTCGGTTACGGAACGATCGACAAAAGCTTAGCGATTAAATTTGATACTTGGGCAAACACAGGCGAAACGAGCCGTAACTATGTTGGAGTTGTTCTGAATGGGGCTTCGGTTGGCGGAGTGGTGGGAACCGAAGCGCCCGTCGATCTCAATGGTGGCAAAGCTGTAAATGTTTGGATTGATTACGATGGGCAGACTGATAAGCTTGCTGTTTTTATTGCAGGCGACACAGCGACTAGTAAGCCCACCAATCCGCTATTTACCTACACAGTCGATCTGCTTAGTCTGCTCGGTACTCAAGCTTATACAGGCTTCAGTGCAGGCACTGGAGGGGCAACCAACGCACATCGCATTAATCGGTGGCAGCTAGATACCTCGCTCCCCACTGTACCCAACCCGACTCCTGGAACTTCGGGTTCGTTTAACTATAGCGATTTCTCTACGCTCACCGGAATCAAAACAAACGGGAGTACCTTTCAATCAGGGAACGTACTGCGATTAACCTCCGACCAACAGCTTCAAGCGGGAACCGCATTTACAACAACCCCGATCGATATCTACGGTGATACTTCATTTAGCACAAACTTTAGACTACGATTTTCAGGCGTTCGGGGAACCAATGGCGGCGACGGAATGACCTTCCTACTGCAAAATAGTAGTGCAGGTGCAAACGCAGTTGGAATTGCAGGCGGCAGCTTAGGGTATGGCGGCATTAATGATAGCTTGGCGATTAAATTTGATACTTGGCAAGGGACAGGTGAATTAAGCAATAACTATGTTGCAGTCGTAACGAATGGCAATGCCACAAAGACCTACGACTGGGCAGATCAAAATAGAGTCACCTATTTTTCTCAAGCGCAATCGCCCTTCGACTTAAACGGCAGTGGAACGATCGTCAATGCTTGGATTGACTACAACGGAGTCACCGATAACTTACGGGTGTACGTTTCTAACACCTCTACAAAGCCAACCAATCCTTTATTCAGCGCCAGAATACAGCTTTCAAATATCGTTGGATCACAAGCCTTTGTAGGATTTACTGGGGCAACTGGTGGAGCGACTAGCACTCAGGATGTATTGAATTGGAGTTTTTCGACTTCAACTCCCCCACCACCTGCCGTTCAGTCCGGAGTGACTCGGCTTCTGACGCTAGGGGATTCGATTACCCTGGGAGTCACCTCAAGAACCGACGATCGCAATCGCACTGCAATTCCAGGCGGCTATCGTCGTGTCTTGTGGAATAAGTTCAGCGAAGCAGGTCTTAGGGTTGATTTCGTGGGTAGCGAAACCGATGGAACTTCTACAAATCCAGCATATCAATGGACAAACGGGGGAGATAAGAACGATCAAGGCATGTCAGGTTGGAGAATCGAAAAAATCATTGCCAATGTGGAGAACTATCTCAAGCGAGAGAAGCCAGACATCATTACGCTGATGATTGGAACGAACAATCTCTTTACAGATACTTCGGGAGCGCAAATGCTCAGCAGGCTCAATACTCTGATTAATAAGATTACTGCATTCTCACCGAATACGAAGCTGCTGGTTGGTTCGATCCCACCTGCTTATCCTGATATCGATCGATTCGCGACTCCTGAACGAAGTCAACAACAGATGCAAATGATCACAGACTACAATAATGGCATCCCCGGACTGATCAGCAATGCTCGTGCAGCGGGTAAGAAGGTTTACTTCGTCGATATGCGATCGCTGACGCTTTCTGATCTCGCACCGCGCAGCGATGATAATGGGTTACATCCCTCAATGGCGGGCTATGACAAGATTGGCACCCTGTGGTACAACGCTTTGCTTGATCCCAACGTAGTTGGAGTGAATGGAAATACGCTGAAAGTAGCATAGAGCGATATCGCGCCAGGATTTGAATCTTTCAACCTGGCGCGAAAATTCTCCGGGTTACGGCACTCAGAACTGTAAGACTGGTAAGAATGCTAGTTCGACAGAATCTTTCGTTGCGTTTTGGGCAACTTCTGCCCCTCTAAATCCTTTACTAGTGGGAACTTTGAGAGCGTCGGCTCGAAGTCCTCTATTCTGACAATTTAGGCAGCAGCCTAGATTCAGTATCGCAGCGAATTCTTTCTGTCGAACTGACATGGCGACATCTCAGATTGATTAGATCATCGTGAACTGTGGCTCTTTTCTTTTCCGGCACACAATGACAACCCCTCTACTCGATCCGAGAGCCGAAAAAACGCAGCGCAAGGCTAGTCTTTTTCCCTATGTGATTGCTCTGCGCCCCCACCAGTGGACAAAGAATTTAGTTGTCTTTGCGGCTCCTCTGTTTGCCTTTTCAATCCGCCTAGAGACAGTTCTTGAGAGTGTATTTGCGTTTGCGCTCTTTTGCTGTGTTTCTAGCAGTTTTTACTTAATTAACGACATTGCAGATGTCAAAGACGATCGCGCTCATCCCATTAAATGTAAACGCCCGATCGCGTCTGGAGCCGTCAAGATTCCCGTCGCGGTTGGGATGGCAGTTACGCTCTTGACTAGTGCTTTGGTTTTTGCGTTTCTGCACTCAATAGCGTTAGGTTTTACGATGATCAGCTATGCTGCTCTTCAGACGGCGTATAATCTTCGGCTCAAGCGCATGGTGATTTTAGACATCATCGCGATTGCAATGGGGTTTGTGCTGCGAGCTTACGCGGGAGCAAGCGCGACTGAGATTCGGCTCTCGATTTGGTTCGTGCTGTGTACCGCAATGTTGGCATTGTTTCTAGGCATTGAGAAACGTAAGGCAGAATTGAGACTGCTACAGCGCAAGGGCGGAAAAACGCGATCGGTGTTACGCAAATATTCGATGTCCCTGTTGACCCGGATGGAAAGTACCGTCGTCACAGGAACGGTGCTGACTTACGCACTTTGGAGCGCGGGGCCAAAACTGTCAGGTGCCTCGACTCCTTGGATGGTGATCACATTACCGTTTGTGCTGTATGGCGTATTTCGGTATCAGTTACTGAGCGAAATCATTGGGGATGATCCAGAGTGCGACAAAACGGAGCGACCCGATGAAGTGCTGCTGACGGATCTGCCCATTTTGCTCACTGTGCTTTCCTGGGTCGCTACTGTTTTTGCGATTTTGCTGCTCAAGCACTATGAAATTCTTCAGTAAGGCGCGATCGGTCGTCGTTTAAGCATGACAAAGATTGGATTTTGGCTTGAGGTGATCGGGTGGAAGCTGCTTCATCTTGTTCGCTTTTCTAAGCATTTTTTACCGATTTCACGAGTAGATTTGTTGGCAGACATCAGCTTAAGACTGTTGTATGCCCACGGAATTCGCGGTGTGATATTGGATTTAGATAATACGATCGTGTCCGAGGATGATCGCTATGCTTCTCCAGAAGCAGAAGCTTGGATTGACACCGCGAAGCGAGCATCATTCAAGCTTTTGATCCTAACAAACGGGAAGCGCCAGGGACGGATCGACTACTGGACAAAGCGCTTGGGAGTTCCAGCGATTCACCCAGCCCGCAAGCCTTTTCCAAAAGCATTTCGTCAAGCTTTGAACCGA
Protein-coding regions in this window:
- a CDS encoding response regulator transcription factor; this translates as MVLQVDRKSSILLVDDDLNFVTLMTGYLAHHGYDVTTAGTGKQAIERLSDVKPDLILSDVGMPEMDGYEFAETLRTSPESNWIPIIFLSARDQTHDRVRGLSAGAMAYMTKPLDLAELNAQIESALRSSQLIQQSRAKRAESRIAVPDGVRLTNTELTVARLVAQGLSNLEIAQRLNASKRTIESHISHMLKKTLLSNRTELSRWIIENNME
- a CDS encoding ABC transporter permease encodes the protein MWFDLLGSRSLAWQLIRRDISAKYRQSFLGLFWAFLPALIMAAGFSLARGSGVINIGKTDLPYPAYIMFSMTLWQTFVEALNAPVQAVAGAKSMLCRVNFPREALILAKLGEVGFNFGIKLIFIVALFLWFRIPVTWSAILAPVALIHLIAFGTFLGLLLAPISALYQDVSMALTLMTGLWLFVTPVVYPIPQTGAFAQIVALNPVTPLLVTVRELATTGIVSNPTGFWIASAIALFGLLFAWIFYRLALPFVVERISS
- a CDS encoding ATP-binding cassette domain-containing protein; the protein is MAVTHSIVPESIPSTSQEVILSVNGVSKKFCRDLKRSLFYGIHDISSELAGRRRSRTSLRSHEFWALHDISFELRRGEALGLVGKNGSGKSTLLRIISGLIRPDQGQVEVRGRVAPLIALGAGFNPILTGRENIYANLSILGLSKPQIDRVFDQVLEFAEINDAIDSPVQSYSSGMAARLGFACAIHTEPDILLLDEVLAVGDLRFRAKCYRRLAELRDRGVAFILVSHSSNTILSKCDTALYLSKGQLILSGDAAVVTRRYENELFLEGAPPATGELQRPQRATHESSGLDITGVFFRDRNATKITTPISGEKLDLCIQSEARHSIAETNMVVSIRERAGEGDKVLVLSTLHDKTPIRVTAGANEIRVEFPYLGLKPGSYLLDLHLYQGNYILLDSIKEFSFAVEGTGSMSECSFYQPRCWTAVQTEAE
- a CDS encoding decaprenyl-phosphate phosphoribosyltransferase; its protein translation is MTTPLLDPRAEKTQRKASLFPYVIALRPHQWTKNLVVFAAPLFAFSIRLETVLESVFAFALFCCVSSSFYLINDIADVKDDRAHPIKCKRPIASGAVKIPVAVGMAVTLLTSALVFAFLHSIALGFTMISYAALQTAYNLRLKRMVILDIIAIAMGFVLRAYAGASATEIRLSIWFVLCTAMLALFLGIEKRKAELRLLQRKGGKTRSVLRKYSMSLLTRMESTVVTGTVLTYALWSAGPKLSGASTPWMVITLPFVLYGVFRYQLLSEIIGDDPECDKTERPDEVLLTDLPILLTVLSWVATVFAILLLKHYEILQ
- a CDS encoding YqeG family HAD IIIA-type phosphatase, whose amino-acid sequence is MTKIGFWLEVIGWKLLHLVRFSKHFLPISRVDLLADISLRLLYAHGIRGVILDLDNTIVSEDDRYASPEAEAWIDTAKRASFKLLILTNGKRQGRIDYWTKRLGVPAIHPARKPFPKAFRQALNRMQLKPHQVVVIGDSLHTDRLGAWFVGCPMIQVASLPHPKRSWERVIGRVVHRSYPRDRELWTITDGNVNC